From one Eucalyptus grandis isolate ANBG69807.140 chromosome 9, ASM1654582v1, whole genome shotgun sequence genomic stretch:
- the LOC104446916 gene encoding ananain, whose amino-acid sequence MAPRPERQIKVYMLMLWLCAAAWTSAVTPPNSTLAEFEQWMAHHGRIYKDNLEKAKRYGIFLETLRFIKDFNSKAASQNYKVGLNQFSDLTTEEFVPRYTGFRATSRSSNSSAATTFKYSMTQVPDSLNWVEKGVVGSIKDQGEWG is encoded by the coding sequence ATGGCTCCAAGGCCCGAGAGGCAAATCAAGGTCTACATGTTGATGCTATGGTTATGTGCAGCGGCTTGGACTTCGGCCGTGACGCCCCCGAATTCCACATTGGCCGAGTTCGAGCAGTGGATGGCCCACCACGGACGGATTTACAAGGATAATCTCGAGAAGGCGAAGCGGTACGGGATCTTCCTAGAGACCTTGCGCTTCATCAAAGACTTCAACAGCAAAGCGGCTAGTCAGAACTACAAAGTGGGTCTGAACCAATTTTCGGATTTGACCACGGAAGAGTTTGTCCCGAGATACACCGGGTTTAGAGCGACGTCGAGGAGCTCGAATTCATCCGCAGCCACCACTTTCAAGTACAGTATGACTCAAGTCCCGGATAGTTTAAACTGGGTCGAGAAAGGAGTTGTTGGCAGCATAAAAGATCAGGGAGAATGGGGGTAA
- the LOC104446910 gene encoding vignain has translation MKTGKLVDLPEQQLIDYSKQNHGCGWGWMYLAYEYIAQNHGMTYESDYPYSGFQGTCNERAASIAAVARQPVSIAIEGFSPGFKQYSGGVFNGPCGETTNNAVAIVGYGKTPDGVDYWLLKNSWGDTWGEKGYMRILRNSGVQGGFCGLVTQATLPVAD, from the exons ATGAAGACCGGTAAACTAGTCGACTTGCCCGAGCAACAGCTTATTGACTACTCCAAACAAAACCACGGATGCGGGTGGGGTTGGATGTACCTAGCCTACGAATACATTGCCCAAAACCATGGCATGACCTATGAAAGCGATTACCCTTACAGTGGCTTCCAAGGCACTTGCAACGAGCGAGCCGCCTCCATTGCT GCTGTGGCGAGGCAACCGGTCTCGATCGCCATCGAGGGTTTCAGCCCTGGATTCAAGCAATACAGCGGGGGCGTCTTCAATGGCCCTTGTGGGGAGACCACTAACAACGCCGTCGCAATCGTCGGATACGGGAAGACCCCCGACGGTGTCGACTATTGGCTGCTCAAGAACTCGTGGGGCGATACTTGGGGCGAGAAAGGATACATGAGAATTCTGCGGAACTCGGGCGTCCAAGGCGGTTTCTGTGGACTCGTTACGCAAGCTACTCTGCCTGTTGCGGATTAA